From Candidatus Acidiferrales bacterium, the proteins below share one genomic window:
- a CDS encoding ferritin-like domain-containing protein, whose translation MLRGQQIVKNREEIVRLLNQAMAAEGLAAYRYLYLSRWLSGHGSHEAGEFFSKAAAEESGHVAQLMERIIQLGGVPLTTPSEWEKQTYAKYVPPPKDPTKVAEAIEQSIDAERQAIDFYNKLCEKVQHTDHVTYQLAAQLLADEVEDEHTLETFLR comes from the coding sequence ATGTTGCGCGGACAACAGATCGTCAAGAACCGCGAAGAGATCGTTCGACTGCTGAACCAGGCTATGGCAGCGGAAGGACTTGCCGCCTATCGCTATCTTTATCTTTCTCGATGGCTGAGCGGGCACGGCTCCCACGAAGCCGGCGAATTTTTTTCCAAGGCGGCTGCTGAAGAAAGCGGGCACGTCGCCCAGCTCATGGAGCGCATTATTCAACTCGGCGGCGTCCCGTTGACCACACCCTCGGAGTGGGAAAAACAGACCTACGCCAAGTACGTACCGCCGCCGAAGGATCCCACCAAGGTGGCCGAAGCCATCGAGCAGAGCATTGACGCCGAGCGCCAGGCTATCGATTTCTACAACAAACTTTGCGAAAAGGTACAGCACACCGACCACGTCACCTATCAACTGGCCGCGCAGCTTCTGGCCGACGAAGTCGAGGACGAGCATACGCTGGAGACTTTTCTCCGGTAG
- a CDS encoding beta-ketoacyl-ACP synthase III yields the protein MAKRIPAKITGVASYVPPRLLTNADLAKMVETSDDWIRERTGIRERHMVDDGVAASHLATAAARKLLAQTNTPPEEIEMIIVASVTPDMMFPATACLVQDRLGAKNAWGFDLSGACAGFVYALTVGAQFVGAGSHKKVLVIGSDVMTSILDFTDRATCVLFGDGAGAVLLEPANDDREGILDFMHDVDGSGGCFLYMPGGGSLHPATQETVEKRMHCVHQEGQQVFKYAVRRMADVSAQLLERNGFTASDLKLVIPHQANERIIRAMMDRLGVDDSKVVINITKYGNTTAGTIPLGMSDALAEGRLKKGDLVLLIAVGAGYTTGGVLLRWAY from the coding sequence ATGGCAAAGCGCATTCCGGCGAAGATTACCGGCGTCGCCAGCTACGTTCCGCCACGCCTGCTCACCAACGCTGACCTCGCAAAGATGGTGGAGACCTCGGACGACTGGATCCGCGAGCGCACCGGAATCCGCGAGCGCCATATGGTGGACGACGGCGTCGCTGCTTCGCACCTGGCTACCGCAGCGGCCAGGAAACTCCTGGCCCAGACCAACACTCCCCCCGAAGAAATTGAAATGATCATCGTGGCCTCGGTGACGCCGGACATGATGTTTCCGGCCACCGCGTGCCTGGTGCAAGATCGGCTGGGGGCAAAGAACGCCTGGGGATTCGACCTTTCCGGCGCGTGCGCCGGCTTTGTCTATGCCTTGACGGTGGGCGCTCAATTTGTGGGCGCCGGCAGCCACAAGAAAGTGTTGGTGATCGGCTCGGACGTCATGACCTCTATCCTTGATTTCACCGACCGCGCCACCTGCGTGCTCTTCGGCGACGGGGCGGGCGCCGTGCTGCTCGAACCAGCCAACGATGACCGCGAGGGGATCCTCGATTTCATGCACGATGTGGATGGTTCCGGCGGATGTTTTCTCTACATGCCGGGCGGGGGAAGCCTCCATCCGGCCACCCAGGAAACGGTGGAGAAGCGCATGCACTGTGTCCACCAGGAGGGGCAGCAGGTCTTCAAATACGCCGTCCGCCGCATGGCTGACGTTTCCGCCCAGCTCCTCGAACGCAACGGCTTCACGGCCAGCGACCTCAAGCTTGTGATTCCCCACCAGGCCAACGAGCGCATCATCCGCGCCATGATGGACCGCCTCGGGGTGGACGACTCGAAAGTCGTCATCAATATCACGAAGTACGGCAATACCACCGCCGGCACCATTCCTCTCGGCATGAGCGATGCTCTCGCGGAAGGCAGATTGAAGAAGGGTGATCTGGTTCTGTTGATCGCCGTCGGGGCCGGGTACACGACCGGGGGAGTGCTGCTTCGTTGGGCGTACTAG